The following coding sequences lie in one Dunckerocampus dactyliophorus isolate RoL2022-P2 chromosome 4, RoL_Ddac_1.1, whole genome shotgun sequence genomic window:
- the vamp5 gene encoding vesicle-associated membrane protein 5 isoform X2 codes for MQNGKSRLQQFQEEAEEVKDIMLDNLNKAEERSGKLGDLESRADDLLQKSKAFEKKSNQVKETQRWKNKKMKIAFIAVGVAVILIIVVIVVIFAVAK; via the exons ATG CAGAATGGGAAGAGCCGTCTGCAGCAGTTccaggaggaggcggaggaagTGAAGGACATCATGCTAGACAATCTAAACAAGGCGGAGGAGCGATCCGGCAAGTTAGGCGACCTAGAGAGTCGAGCTGATGATCTGCTACAAAAG AGTAAAGCTTTTGAAAAGAAATCCAACCAAGTTAAAGAAACACAACGGTGGAAGAACAAGAAGATGAAAATTGCGTTCATTGCAGTTGGAGTGGCCGTGATCCTCATCATAGTTGTCATAGTCGTCATCTTTGCTGTTGCAAAATAG
- the vamp5 gene encoding vesicle-associated membrane protein 5 isoform X3, with translation MNGKSRLQQFQEEAEEVKDIMLDNLNKAEERSGKLGDLESRADDLLQKSKAFEKKSNQVKETQRWKNKKMKIAFIAVGVAVILIIVVIVVIFAVAK, from the exons ATG AATGGGAAGAGCCGTCTGCAGCAGTTccaggaggaggcggaggaagTGAAGGACATCATGCTAGACAATCTAAACAAGGCGGAGGAGCGATCCGGCAAGTTAGGCGACCTAGAGAGTCGAGCTGATGATCTGCTACAAAAG AGTAAAGCTTTTGAAAAGAAATCCAACCAAGTTAAAGAAACACAACGGTGGAAGAACAAGAAGATGAAAATTGCGTTCATTGCAGTTGGAGTGGCCGTGATCCTCATCATAGTTGTCATAGTCGTCATCTTTGCTGTTGCAAAATAG
- the vamp5 gene encoding vesicle-associated membrane protein 5 isoform X1, whose protein sequence is MFHNGKSRLQQFQEEAEEVKDIMLDNLNKAEERSGKLGDLESRADDLLQKSKAFEKKSNQVKETQRWKNKKMKIAFIAVGVAVILIIVVIVVIFAVAK, encoded by the exons AATGGGAAGAGCCGTCTGCAGCAGTTccaggaggaggcggaggaagTGAAGGACATCATGCTAGACAATCTAAACAAGGCGGAGGAGCGATCCGGCAAGTTAGGCGACCTAGAGAGTCGAGCTGATGATCTGCTACAAAAG AGTAAAGCTTTTGAAAAGAAATCCAACCAAGTTAAAGAAACACAACGGTGGAAGAACAAGAAGATGAAAATTGCGTTCATTGCAGTTGGAGTGGCCGTGATCCTCATCATAGTTGTCATAGTCGTCATCTTTGCTGTTGCAAAATAG